The proteins below are encoded in one region of Juglans microcarpa x Juglans regia isolate MS1-56 chromosome 4D, Jm3101_v1.0, whole genome shotgun sequence:
- the LOC121259560 gene encoding exosome complex exonuclease RRP44 homolog A: MLHSKTFVKKTRGGKVNKQVREHYLRDDIYCGAPICKVCDSSAARLSPSASTILIVDTNVVLHQIDLLENPAIDDVVMLSIVLEEVKNKNMAVYNRVRSLCSNSMRRFFVFANEHHKDTFVKEMNKESKNDRNDRAIRVAAQWYQNHLGGAARVLLITNDRENKRKAIEEGISAETVESYVKSLDQPNLLDLLVQPASEDVNMEEVEDLRPSKRKVIYAEHKPMSEITSGLHRGIYHQGKLRVNRYNPFEAYVGSESIGDEIIIYGRANMNRAFDGDIVAVELLPQDQWYEEKSLSIADEEDGEEDVHLVPNSADDAPRTTNVVQGSAGDTKIVSSRPSGVVVGIIKRNWHSYCGSLEPMPLPAGSGGTAHALFVSKDRRIPKIRIQTRQLENLLDKRIIVVVDSWDHLSRYPSGHYVRTIGEIGDRDTESEVVLIENDINSRPFSSQVLACLPSLPWSVSSEDLANPIRQDLRHLRVFSVDPPGCKDIDDALHCITLPNGNFEVGVHIADVTNFVLPGTPLDDEATQRGTSVYLVERRIDMLPKPLTEDICSLRADVERLAFSVIWEMTSEAEIISKRYTKSVIKSSAAMSYIEAQARMDDSRLMDPLTTDLRSMNSLAKIMRFKRIERGALTLASAEVKFQIDTETHDPLDIGMYQIREANQMVEEFMLAANVSVAEKILKHFPVISLLRRHPSPTREMLEPLLRTAAAVGLNLDVSSSKALADSLDHAVGDDPYFNKLIRILATRCMTQAVYFCSGDLSPQEYHHYGLAAPLYTHFTSPIRRYADVIVHRLLAASLEIHKLPSIFQDQPQLTSIADNLNYRHRNAQMASRASVELHTLIYFRKRPTDTEARIVKIRANGFIVFVPKYGIEGPVYLTPRSEKGGGEWFVDEQQQKIKKMDGSLSFSVLQTIRIHMEVVEPQPNRPKLQLTLI; the protein is encoded by the exons ATGTTGCATAGCAAGACATTCGTCAAGAAAACTAGAGGCGGCAAAGTGAACAAG CAAGTCAGAGAGCACTATCTCAGAGACGATATTTACTGTGGAGCTCCAATATGCAAAGTCTGTGATTCCTCCGCTGCTCGCTTGAGTCCTTCTGCTTCCACCATTCTCATTGTCGACACCAATGTGGTTCTCCATCAG ATTGATTTGCTTGAGAATCCAGCAATTGATGATGTGGTCATGCTCTCAATCGTGCTGGAGGAGGTTAAGAACAAGAACATGGCGGTGTATAATAGAGTCAGATCTCTCTGCAGCAATTCCATGAGACGATTCTTTGTGTTTGCCAACGAACACCATAA gGATACTTTTGTCAAGGAAATgaataaagaaagtaaaaatgatCGTAATGACAGAG CTATCCGGGTGGCTGCTCAGTGGTATCAGAATCATCTTGGTGGTGCAGCTCGGGTTTTACTTATAACTAATGATAGAGAGAATAAGAGGAAGGCTATTGAAGAGGGCATTTCTGCAGAGACAG TTGAGTCATATGTGAAATCATTGGATCAACCGAATTTGCTTGACCTGCTGGTCCAACCTGCATCAGAAGATGTCAACATGGAGGAAGTTGAAGATTTGAGACCGTCAAAGAGGAAAGTTATTTATGCAGAG CATAAGCCAATGTCTGAGATTACTTCTGGTTTGCACCGTGGAATATACCATCAAGGAAAACTTCGTGTTAATCGCTATAATCCCTTTGAAGCTTATGTCGGGAGTGAGAGCATTGgtgatgaaataattatttatgggCGTGCAAACATGAATAGAGCCTTTGATGGTGACATTGTAGCGGTAGAACTTCTGCCTCAAGATCAGTGGTATGAAGAGAAGTCTCTATCCATAGCTGATGAAG AGGATGGGGAAGAAGATGTTCATCTTGTGCCAAACAGCGCTGATGATGCTCCCAGAACTACAAATGTTGTGCAAGGTTCTGCAGGAGACACAAAAATTGTGTCATCTCGTCCATCTGGCGTTGTTGTTGGTATTATAAAGCGGAATTGGCACTC TTATTGTGGATCTTTGGAGCCAATGCCCTTGCCTGCAGGTAGTGGAGGTACAGCCCATGCCTTATTTGTCTCCAAAGATCGCAGGATTCCTAAGATTCGAATCCAAACTCGACAGCTTGAAAATCTTCTCGACAAGCGAATTATTGTGGTAGTTGATTCTTGGGACCACCTATCTCGATATCCTTCTGGCCACTATGTACGGACCATTGGAGAAATAGGCGATAGAGATACTGAAAGTGAG GTAGTCTTGATAGAGAATGACATAAACTCAAGACCATTTTCTTCTCAAGTTCTGGCATGCTTGCCATCATTGCCGTGGTCAGTGTCTTCTGAAGATTTGGCAAATCCTATCAGGCAGGATTTGCGGCATTTGCGTGTCTTTAGTGTGGATCCTCCTG GATGCAAGGATATTGATGATGCACTGCACTGTATAACTCTTCCAAATGGAAATTTTGAAGTTGGAGTTC ATATTGCTGATGTTACGAATTTTGTGCTCCCTGGCACCCCACTTGATGATGAGGCTACCCAAAGGGGCACATCTGTCTACCTTGTTGAGCGACGGATTGACATGCTTCCCAAACCTTTGACAGAAG ACATATGTTCGCTTCGTGCAGATGTTGAAAGGCTAGCTTTCTCTGTTATTTGG GAAATGACATCTGAAGCAGAGATTATTTCGAAAAGATACACAAAAAGTGTGATAAAATCTTCTGCAGCAATGTCTTACATTGAAGCTCAGGCGAGGATGGATGATAG tCGATTGATGGATCCACTAACAACAGATTTGCGAAGTATGAATTCTTTAGCAAAG ATAATGAGGTTTAAGCGTATTGAGAGAGGGGCTTTAACTCTTGCTTCTGCAGAAGTCAAATTTCAAATTGACACTGAGACTCATGACCCCCTTGATATTG GCATGTACCAGATTAGGGAAGCAAACCAAATGGTTGAGGAGTTTATGCTTGCTGCTAATGTTTCAGTGGCAGAAAAAATCCTTAAACATTTTCCTGTTATTTCACTTTTAAG GCGACATCCTAGTCCAACCAGGGAAATGCTTGAACCTTTGCTGCGTACGGCTGCTGCTGTTGGTCTCAACTTGGATGTCTCTTCATCCAAGGCATTGGCTGATTCACTTGACCATGCTGTG GGTGATGATCCATACTTCAACAAGCTGATAAGGATATTGGCAACCAGATGCATGACACAG GCAGTTTATTTCTGTAGCGGGGATCTCAGCCCTCAAGAATATCATCATTATGGGCTTGCAGCACCTCTGTATACACATTTTACTTCACCTATAAGGAGATATGCAG ATGTCATTGTACACCGATTGCTTGCTGCATCTTTAGAGATACACAAACTTCCATCGATATTCCAAGACCAACCGCAACTTACTAGTATTGCTGACA ATTTAAATTATCGGCATAGAAATGCCCAGATGGCGAGTAGGGCCTCAGTAGAGCTACATACTCTCATCTACTTCAGAAAACG GCCCACAGACACGGAGGCCAGAATAGTGAAGATAAGAGCCAATGGCTTTATTGTGTTTGTGCCCAA GTATGGTATAGAAGGTCCTGTGTACTTGACACCGAGAAGTgagaagggtggtggagaatGGTTTGTAGATGAGCAACAACAGAAGATTAAAAAGATGGATGGTAGCCTTTCTTTTAGTGTTTTGCAGACAATAAGAATTCACATGGAGGTTGTGGAGCCACAACCCAATCGTCCAAAACTCCAGCTCACCCTTATTTAG
- the LOC121259561 gene encoding protein PIN-LIKES 7, with the protein MGFWSLFEVASMPILQVLLISILGAFLATDYLNLLPADARKSLNKIVFMVFTPSLVFASLSKTVTLQDIISWWFMPVNIALTFLFGGILGWLVVKILRPKPHLEGLIIATCSSGNLGNLLLIIVPAICNEDGTPFGERNICISVGLSYASFSMAIGGFFIWTYTYQLIRTSSMKFKALEATEEVSKAPNNDFDSDGQTRLLKEEDPEQVALTVSSIKSVDDTENEVTQIVAQESASRLEKRDVSFWNKLTGVLQQIQEELLAPPTLAAILGLIFGAISWLRNLMVGDDAPLRVIQDSIQLLGDGTIPCITLILGGNLTQGLRSSKVKLSIIIGVIFVRYVLLPVIGIWVVKAAANLGFLPSDPLYHFVLLVQFTLPPAMNIGTMTQLFDVGQEECSVLFLWTYVVAAVALTVWSTVYMWILS; encoded by the exons ATGGGTTTCTGGTCACTCTTTGAGGTGGCGTCCATGCCAATCTTGCAAGTCCTCTTGATCTCTATATTGGGAGCGTTCTTAGCAACTGACTACTTAAATCTTCTCCCTGCGGACGCTCGGAAATCCTTGAACAAG ATCGTCTTCATGGTGTTCACTCCTTCACTCGTATTTGCGAGTCTGTCCAAGACTGTTACGCTTCAAGACATCATTTCATG GTGGTTTATGCCAGTAAACATCGCTCTTACCTTTTTATTTGGAGGAATTCTTGGATGGCTGGTTGTGAAAATATTGAGGCCTAAACCTCATCTGGAAGGCCTGATCATTGCTACATGTTCATCAG GAAACCTGGGAAATCTCCTTCTTATCATTGTCCCCGCAATCTGCAATGAGGATGGGACACCATTTGGAGAACGTAATATCTGTATCTCTGTTGGACTCTCATACGCATCTTTCTCCATGGCG ATTGGTGGTTTCTTCATCTGGACTTATACTTACCAGCTGATACGAACCTCATCCATGAAATTCAAAGCACTTGAAGCAACTGAGGAGGTCTCAAAAGCACCTAACAATGATTTCGATAGTGATGGGCAAACTCGCCTTCTCAAGGAAGAAGATCCAGAACAAGTTGCTTTAACTGTGTCTTCAATCAAATCTGTTGATGACACAGAGAACGAAGTT ACACAGATTGTAGCCCAAGAATCGGCCAGCAGATTGGAGAAGAGAGATGTGTCATTCTGGAATAAACTAACTGGAGTTCTTCAGCAGATTCAGGAGGAGCTATTAGCACCGCCAACACTGGCTGCC ATCTTAGGACTCATATTTGGAGCAATTTCATGGCTGAGAAATTTAATGGTTGGTGACGATGCCCCCCTGCGGGTGATCCAAGACTCCATCCAATTACTCGG GGACGGGACTATTCCCTGTATCACTCTTATACTAGGAGGCAACCTCACTCAAG GCTTACGCTCGTCAAAAGTCAAATTATCAATCATCATCGGAGTGATTTTTGTCCGATATGTTCTACTACCAGTAATCGGCATTTGGGTTGTTAAAGCAGCTGCCAATCTTGGCTTTCTCCCGTCAGACCCTTTATACCACTTTGTGTTACTGGTTCAGTTCACCCTGCCTCCTGCCATGAATATTG GCACTATGACCCAGTTATTTGATGTGGGTCAGGAAGAGTGCTCAGTTCTGTTTCTATGGACATACGTGGTTGCAGCCGTTGCTCTCACAGTTTGGTCGACAGTCTACATGTGGATCTTGTCTTGA